One Desulfitibacter alkalitolerans DSM 16504 genomic window carries:
- a CDS encoding cation diffusion facilitator family transporter, translated as METSHPSGTDKDNFDKNKYGERVCLHILILNIFLSVIKFMAGVLGNSVALIADAFHSLTDVFTTACVIICLRISKQPPDKEHPYGHGKIESIAAKIISLVLIGVGLLMLVASVRKILIGSLLIPTEITIWVAVLSILVKEFSYRYTLMAANKIQSTVLAADAWHHRTDALSSVAALFGIIGARFGYPVLDPVMAGLVSLFIVWAGYKLLRESIEELMDTLPDKDIPKRIKELCNEVPGVKGVRNIKVRKYGVFLIVDCVIVVNPLITVDEGHQLAILSKKRIIEDNDNIKEVFIHVSPNENQPHEENENMLNK; from the coding sequence GTGGAAACGTCTCATCCAAGTGGAACTGATAAAGATAATTTTGATAAAAATAAATATGGAGAAAGGGTTTGCCTTCATATTTTAATTCTCAATATTTTTCTATCTGTTATTAAGTTCATGGCAGGGGTACTGGGGAATAGTGTGGCTTTAATAGCAGATGCCTTCCATTCCTTGACGGATGTTTTCACTACAGCGTGTGTTATTATATGCTTGCGTATTTCCAAGCAGCCACCTGACAAGGAACACCCTTATGGACATGGGAAAATAGAATCTATAGCTGCAAAAATCATCTCCCTTGTATTAATTGGTGTGGGTTTGTTGATGCTGGTTGCTTCCGTTAGAAAGATATTAATTGGTAGTTTATTAATACCCACAGAAATTACAATCTGGGTTGCTGTCTTGTCTATCCTGGTCAAGGAATTTTCATATAGATATACCTTAATGGCCGCTAATAAAATACAAAGCACTGTTCTAGCTGCTGATGCCTGGCATCATAGGACTGATGCCTTGAGCTCAGTAGCAGCATTATTTGGTATAATAGGAGCGCGTTTTGGCTATCCCGTTTTAGACCCTGTTATGGCAGGGCTTGTCTCCCTGTTTATTGTCTGGGCAGGGTATAAACTGTTAAGAGAATCAATAGAAGAACTTATGGATACATTACCTGACAAGGATATTCCAAAACGTATTAAGGAACTATGTAATGAAGTGCCTGGTGTTAAAGGGGTCAGAAATATCAAGGTTAGAAAATATGGAGTCTTTTTAATAGTTGACTGTGTCATAGTGGTCAATCCCTTGATAACAGTAGACGAAGGACATCAGCTTGCTATTCTTTCAAAAAAAAGAATAATTGAAGACAATGACAATATCAAGGAAGTATTTATCCATGTTAGTCCCAATGAGAACCAGCCCCATGAAGAGAATGAAAATATGCTAAATAAGTAA
- a CDS encoding aldehyde ferredoxin oxidoreductase family protein: protein MNKLQYGYAGKILWINLTSGEIRHEKLPEELKRSYLGQSGVNAKLLYDLTDAATDPLGPDNPLIIGVGPLGGTLAPCSGRYTVTALSPLTGIFGDSNSGGHFGPELKYAGYDHLVITGKAPEPVYIWINDDTVKIKSAALLWGKTTWETEREIKLQLGQDTAQVASIGPAGENLVKFAAIINNLCRAAARTGMGAVMGSKNLKAIAVKGTRGITVKDPDKFLKTVHKCEEDILNDPMYEVSSTLGTTAITGLAQMLGFLPTKNFQLSAFEEAESLRGEILLQKYATKHKGCFNCAVSCSRFYKVTEGEYAGTVGEGPEYESISALASKCGNSNLPSVLKANTLCNQLGLDTISTGNVIAWAMECFEKGIIKTSDLDGESLNWGNHQMINKVIDLIAHRRGIGDLLAEGSYHAATKIGGLDFVIHSKGMDYPAVDVRGTKGMALSFAVSPRGGDHLKGLPLYEVAPEIYKDDIKEELGIEITPEYWKEYSSKAKMMIWHENWHCIVDSLGLCKLEGIALKPLKPKHFRDLLAAGTGLDMTIEELELIGERIWNLERLIGIRTRGINRQHDLPPRRLMEEPIANGPNKGERLSAEDYNKMLDEYYQRRGWSMETGYPTLETLKRLGIENERN, encoded by the coding sequence ATGAATAAACTTCAATATGGATATGCCGGTAAAATCCTATGGATTAATCTCACTTCAGGAGAAATCAGGCATGAAAAGCTTCCCGAAGAACTAAAAAGATCCTACCTGGGGCAATCTGGCGTAAACGCCAAGCTTCTTTACGATTTAACAGATGCAGCTACTGATCCTCTTGGTCCAGATAATCCACTAATTATTGGGGTAGGCCCTCTAGGCGGTACATTAGCTCCATGTTCAGGAAGGTATACAGTTACAGCCCTTTCTCCCTTAACTGGAATATTTGGTGACTCCAATTCAGGAGGGCACTTTGGGCCAGAATTGAAATATGCAGGCTATGATCATCTTGTAATAACCGGTAAGGCCCCAGAACCTGTTTACATCTGGATAAATGATGATACGGTTAAGATCAAATCTGCAGCACTACTTTGGGGCAAAACAACCTGGGAGACTGAAAGGGAAATTAAACTGCAGTTGGGCCAGGATACAGCACAGGTTGCCTCTATAGGGCCTGCAGGAGAGAACCTGGTAAAATTTGCAGCAATAATCAATAACCTGTGCAGGGCAGCAGCCAGGACCGGCATGGGTGCAGTCATGGGTTCAAAAAACCTGAAGGCAATAGCAGTAAAAGGTACAAGGGGTATTACAGTTAAGGACCCTGATAAGTTTCTGAAAACTGTACATAAATGCGAGGAAGACATCCTAAATGATCCAATGTATGAGGTTTCTTCAACCCTTGGAACAACTGCAATTACTGGTCTAGCCCAGATGCTGGGCTTTCTTCCAACAAAAAACTTTCAGCTATCAGCTTTTGAAGAGGCCGAAAGCCTTCGCGGAGAAATCCTTCTCCAGAAATACGCAACTAAACATAAGGGCTGCTTTAACTGTGCAGTCAGCTGCAGCAGATTTTATAAAGTAACTGAAGGCGAATATGCAGGCACCGTGGGCGAAGGACCTGAATATGAAAGCATCTCAGCGCTAGCCTCAAAATGCGGCAACTCTAACCTGCCATCAGTACTAAAGGCCAATACCTTGTGCAACCAGCTGGGGTTAGATACTATCTCTACAGGTAATGTTATAGCCTGGGCAATGGAATGTTTTGAGAAGGGCATTATCAAAACATCTGACCTTGATGGCGAAAGTCTTAACTGGGGTAATCACCAGATGATAAACAAAGTCATTGATCTTATTGCCCACCGCAGGGGTATTGGCGACCTGCTTGCAGAGGGCAGCTACCATGCAGCCACAAAAATTGGCGGCCTGGATTTTGTGATTCACAGCAAGGGCATGGATTACCCTGCAGTTGATGTTAGAGGAACCAAGGGCATGGCCTTGTCCTTTGCAGTTTCACCCAGGGGTGGAGATCATTTAAAAGGCCTGCCCCTGTATGAAGTAGCACCTGAAATCTATAAGGATGATATTAAGGAAGAGTTGGGAATAGAAATAACTCCAGAATACTGGAAGGAATACTCATCCAAAGCTAAAATGATGATCTGGCATGAAAATTGGCACTGTATAGTAGATTCATTAGGGCTGTGCAAGCTGGAGGGAATAGCACTTAAACCCCTTAAGCCCAAGCATTTCAGGGACCTGCTAGCAGCTGGTACAGGGTTGGATATGACCATTGAAGAATTGGAGCTAATTGGGGAACGCATATGGAATTTAGAAAGGCTAATTGGTATCCGTACCAGGGGCATTAACAGACAACACGACCTTCCGCCAAGAAGGCTCATGGAGGAACCCATTGCCAATGGGCCAAACAAGGGTGAAAGACTATCTGCAGAGGATTATAATAAAATGCTTGATGAGTATTACCAACGCCGCGGTTGGAGCATGGAAACTGGATACCCAACTCTAGAAACCCTTAAAAGATTAGGAATAGAAAATGAAAGGAATTAA
- a CDS encoding GntR family transcriptional regulator, with protein MIIKIDLQSEIPIYTQLQNSIIEGIVTGELKPGEALPSVRNMASDIGINMHTVNKAYNLLRQEGFIQSHRQKGVVINPDGMPQVTEEYLEKLKQVLGPIIAEALCRGMEAEDFNTLCSGIYSNLQEKRRQV; from the coding sequence ATGATTATAAAAATAGATCTGCAGTCGGAAATTCCAATCTACACCCAGCTTCAAAACAGCATTATTGAAGGGATTGTCACAGGTGAACTAAAACCTGGTGAAGCGCTCCCATCTGTGCGCAATATGGCCTCAGATATTGGAATAAACATGCATACAGTTAACAAGGCTTATAATTTGCTTAGACAGGAGGGGTTTATCCAGAGCCATAGGCAAAAGGGTGTTGTGATAAATCCAGATGGCATGCCCCAGGTGACTGAAGAATATCTGGAAAAGCTCAAGCAAGTACTTGGACCCATAATTGCTGAAGCCTTATGCAGGGGAATGGAAGCCGAAGACTTTAATACATTATGCAGTGGAATTTATAGTAATTTACAGGAGAAAAGGAGGCAGGTTTAA
- a CDS encoding transposase — MFCRNNSQQITMMDPINTMPQYLKKILLKSWAHTFQEYIFPNIKEERFAVLYSDNHATRPNTPVNIIIGLLILKEIFGLTDEDLIGSLHFDTRFQYALRTTSFEQQPVSINTLTNFRTRLYNYEKETGIDLIKQEVEEQAEIIAKYLEIDNKKVRMDSFMVSSSCKKLSRIELVYSVNARFVKLLNKVAGDAIAEEYKAYLESGHKNETIYRTRDIESESKLEFLLKQAQGLHQAGSHIGETVTQTEEYQLLTRMLKEQLTQDETGKSIPKAGKEIAPDSLQNPTDPDATYRKKYGKNTGYVANVAESFNEKNSIITSYDLKPNTYSDSKFADDTISKLEETSSEKIQLIVDGAYYKQEKAENAASKGIELIPGELVGRKPATDKLSYSSFSIDEDKNVVNRCPNNQEPIEAYYDEKGKSYTAKFSKEQCQDCPHKDKCPMKEQKKDNVVRFSAKRYNTDLQRAKMDDAEYNKLVSQRAGVEGIPSVFRRKYQVDYMPVRGLVRSKFWFGFKVAAYNIKKLINRVSGLGLTSLSNLCSVHFKVFLPKGKWNFCSIRIA; from the coding sequence ATGTTTTGCAGGAATAATTCACAACAGATTACAATGATGGACCCAATAAATACAATGCCCCAATACCTTAAGAAAATATTACTAAAAAGCTGGGCCCATACATTCCAAGAATATATATTTCCTAACATAAAAGAAGAACGGTTTGCTGTATTATACAGCGATAACCATGCTACCAGACCAAACACACCAGTAAATATCATTATAGGATTATTGATCCTAAAAGAGATATTTGGACTAACCGATGAGGACCTAATAGGCTCACTACATTTTGACACCAGATTTCAATATGCATTAAGAACCACTAGCTTTGAACAACAGCCTGTTTCAATTAACACCTTAACTAACTTTAGGACTAGATTATATAACTACGAAAAGGAAACCGGCATTGACTTAATAAAGCAGGAAGTAGAAGAACAGGCTGAAATTATAGCTAAATATCTTGAAATAGATAACAAAAAAGTACGAATGGACTCATTTATGGTTAGCTCATCCTGTAAAAAGCTAAGCCGCATAGAACTAGTTTATTCAGTAAATGCCAGATTTGTAAAGCTCTTAAACAAAGTAGCTGGTGATGCTATTGCAGAAGAATATAAAGCTTACCTAGAAAGCGGTCATAAGAACGAAACAATTTATCGAACAAGAGATATTGAGTCAGAAAGCAAGCTAGAATTTCTTTTAAAACAAGCCCAAGGATTACATCAAGCTGGCTCACACATTGGTGAAACTGTTACACAAACAGAAGAATATCAATTACTCACCAGGATGCTTAAAGAACAATTAACCCAAGATGAAACAGGAAAATCTATTCCCAAAGCAGGAAAAGAAATAGCACCAGACAGCCTACAAAATCCAACAGACCCAGACGCCACATACCGCAAAAAATATGGGAAAAACACAGGATATGTGGCAAATGTAGCAGAGAGCTTTAACGAAAAAAACAGTATAATAACCTCATACGACCTAAAACCAAATACCTATAGTGACTCTAAGTTTGCAGATGATACCATTTCTAAGCTAGAAGAAACAAGTTCAGAAAAAATACAATTGATAGTAGATGGCGCCTATTATAAACAAGAAAAAGCAGAAAACGCAGCATCTAAAGGCATTGAGCTAATCCCAGGCGAGCTAGTTGGTAGAAAACCAGCAACAGACAAACTAAGTTACAGCAGCTTTAGCATTGATGAAGATAAAAATGTAGTAAATAGATGCCCTAACAATCAGGAACCAATTGAAGCTTATTATGATGAAAAAGGCAAATCATATACAGCAAAATTTAGTAAAGAGCAATGTCAAGACTGTCCACATAAGGACAAGTGTCCTATGAAAGAGCAGAAAAAAGATAATGTAGTTAGATTTAGTGCTAAGAGATACAATACTGATTTACAACGTGCAAAAATGGATGACGCTGAATACAATAAGCTTGTAAGCCAAAGAGCAGGAGTCGAGGGTATCCCTTCTGTATTTAGAAGAAAATACCAGGTAGATTATATGCCTGTTAGGGGATTAGTGCGCTCAAAATTCTGGTTTGGCTTTAAAGTTGCAGCCTACAATATCAAAAAGCTGATAAATAGAGTTTCAGGCTTAGGCTTAACTTCTTTATCTAATCTTTGCTCAGTTCATTTTAAGGTGTTTTTGCCAAAAGGCAAATGGAATTTTTGTTCAATAAGAATTGCTTAA
- a CDS encoding MoaD/ThiS family protein, producing MKGIKMKKEFFTIKIRYYSIYAVAAGRLEEEITIEPNSSFDLSQLLTTLINKYGTALSNKIFDKDYNFKPIFWILVDGKRMPLPKNYSEFKTKSPPIGGKKYTEIIITSPLLVGG from the coding sequence ATGAAAGGAATTAAAATGAAAAAGGAATTCTTTACAATCAAGATAAGGTATTATTCCATTTATGCAGTTGCAGCGGGAAGGCTTGAAGAGGAGATTACAATAGAGCCTAATTCCAGCTTTGACCTTTCCCAGTTATTAACTACCCTGATAAACAAGTATGGCACAGCACTATCGAATAAAATATTTGATAAGGATTATAATTTTAAACCAATTTTTTGGATACTTGTTGACGGCAAACGAATGCCACTTCCTAAAAACTATTCCGAGTTTAAAACAAAATCACCTCCAATTGGAGGCAAGAAATATACAGAAATAATAATTACTTCCCCACTATTAGTTGGAGGTTAG
- the glsA gene encoding glutaminase A: MISSRETLSPEAQLAEWVEMNKKITSQGKLATYIPALARANPHDLGAAVVGINGLELTSGQWHVPFTLQSISKILSLLVLLMEQSFKYILSKVDMEPTGDPFNSIARLETVKPGRPFNPFINAGAITVCSLIKGKNVDERLNKILDLIYRCTGRWPDLNHEVLLSEWETADRNRSLAYFLKDMGFLGNDLEQTLELYFKQCSIEINSLELAWIGAVLANSGRHPVKNTQIVPGEAARIVKSLMFTCGMYDASGKFAVSAGIPSKSGVSGGILSVYSSNKASLFKEGCGIGIYGPALDEYGNSIAGIQLLKMISKAWEMHAF, translated from the coding sequence ATGATATCTTCTAGGGAAACACTATCACCAGAAGCCCAATTAGCTGAATGGGTGGAAATGAACAAAAAAATAACTTCACAGGGTAAGCTGGCTACTTATATACCAGCATTAGCAAGGGCAAACCCCCATGATCTGGGGGCAGCCGTAGTAGGTATAAACGGACTAGAACTGACATCCGGCCAGTGGCATGTTCCCTTCACCTTACAAAGCATTTCAAAAATACTAAGTTTACTAGTGCTCCTTATGGAGCAGAGCTTTAAGTATATATTATCAAAAGTTGACATGGAGCCTACCGGTGACCCCTTTAATTCTATTGCCAGACTGGAAACAGTTAAGCCTGGCAGGCCCTTCAACCCCTTTATTAATGCAGGTGCCATTACAGTTTGTTCTTTAATTAAGGGTAAAAATGTGGATGAAAGGCTGAATAAAATACTAGACCTGATCTATAGATGTACAGGCAGGTGGCCAGACCTTAACCATGAAGTATTATTATCAGAATGGGAGACTGCTGACCGTAACAGATCTTTAGCCTATTTTCTAAAGGACATGGGTTTTCTTGGAAATGATCTGGAGCAGACCCTGGAATTGTATTTCAAGCAGTGCTCCATAGAAATAAACAGCCTGGAGCTGGCATGGATAGGGGCGGTCCTTGCTAATAGCGGCCGTCACCCTGTTAAAAACACACAAATAGTACCTGGTGAAGCTGCCAGGATAGTTAAATCATTAATGTTTACATGTGGAATGTATGATGCATCGGGGAAATTTGCAGTTTCTGCAGGCATACCCTCAAAAAGTGGTGTGAGTGGAGGAATACTGTCAGTATACTCCTCAAATAAAGCCAGCCTGTTTAAAGAAGGATGCGGCATAGGCATTTATGGGCCGGCACTTGACGAATACGGAAACAGCATTGCAGGAATTCAGCTTCTTAAAATGATTTCTAAAGCATGGGAAATGCATGCTTTTTAA
- a CDS encoding DUF401 family protein, producing the protein MELLGLFIALVAIVLVTSKWHEVIYALLLGVVFIIIFSAMPINLILSIFMKVTFNLDTISLMIVVLLITLFSSVMYKTLLLNKLLKSLIDLVKSIHLLIALIPALVGLLAVPGGAVMSAPFIDQLGEKVKMSAGYKSAANTFYRHLSVFFNPLAPLLIIAADLSTLGFLPLMKFHLIPVIITLVISLIVINRFWPHESHESSVSTNQGEAHINNSFAASLKSVLFTGLPLIVAIVLTIILEVNFIIALVIAIALTILLDYKEDKILKTSDIKIMLSQGINWRLGFSVYAIMLFGAFVKDSGAIPILAQIITNSNMPLLLILILSSVIIGFAAGHPIVGSAILYPIFLPLIGENVAYLSLILTGMMFGYVVSPIHLCLIVSNEYFKADYLESYKLLFPLQAVLMIAGIIVAVLI; encoded by the coding sequence TTGGAATTGTTAGGTTTGTTTATAGCTTTAGTAGCTATTGTACTAGTTACTTCTAAATGGCATGAGGTTATTTATGCATTATTATTAGGAGTTGTATTTATTATAATCTTTTCGGCAATGCCCATTAATTTAATACTATCTATTTTTATGAAAGTAACCTTTAACCTGGATACAATTTCCCTGATGATAGTAGTTTTGTTAATCACATTATTTAGTTCAGTTATGTATAAAACCTTGTTGCTCAATAAGCTGTTAAAGTCATTAATCGACCTGGTTAAGAGCATTCACCTGCTTATTGCATTAATTCCTGCTTTAGTAGGACTTCTTGCTGTTCCTGGAGGTGCAGTAATGTCAGCACCTTTCATTGATCAGCTTGGAGAAAAGGTTAAGATGAGTGCTGGTTACAAGTCAGCAGCAAATACCTTCTACAGGCATTTGTCTGTATTTTTCAATCCTCTGGCACCCTTGTTAATAATAGCAGCAGACCTAAGTACATTGGGCTTCCTGCCTCTTATGAAATTCCACCTTATCCCGGTGATAATTACACTGGTAATATCTCTTATAGTTATAAACCGTTTTTGGCCTCATGAATCCCATGAATCCAGTGTTTCAACCAACCAGGGAGAAGCACATATAAATAATTCCTTTGCAGCATCCTTAAAAAGTGTCCTCTTTACCGGACTTCCTTTAATAGTGGCCATTGTGCTTACCATAATACTTGAAGTTAACTTTATAATTGCCCTGGTCATAGCCATTGCCCTTACCATACTCCTTGATTACAAAGAGGATAAGATACTAAAAACTTCAGATATTAAGATCATGCTCTCCCAGGGTATAAACTGGAGGCTCGGCTTCTCAGTATATGCTATCATGCTGTTTGGGGCATTTGTAAAGGATTCTGGAGCAATTCCCATACTGGCCCAGATAATCACCAATTCAAATATGCCCTTACTTTTAATATTAATACTAAGCTCGGTTATAATTGGCTTTGCTGCCGGACATCCCATTGTAGGCTCGGCAATCCTCTATCCCATCTTTTTACCTTTAATAGGGGAAAATGTGGCATACCTTTCATTGATACTCACTGGAATGATGTTTGGATATGTTGTATCCCCAATCCATTTGTGTTTGATAGTCTCCAATGAGTATTTTAAAGCAGATTACCTGGAAAGCTATAAACTGCTCTTTCCCTTACAGGCAGTATTAATGATTGCCGGCATAATTGTGGCTGTATTAATCTAA
- a CDS encoding FAD-dependent oxidoreductase, whose product MKLLKSRKIVALALVTAIVLILLHINAGSYKMPEGYAFAKEVWQQKGVDDPFGREVDGSNANPYDVIVWGSDPEGIAAALSAARNGLHTLLIDHRDRVGGLFIVGELNFIDMNYDDNKNLVTKGIFEEFYKKVGGMVFDIDKGQRVFEEMLAAEELLTVKLNYQLIHPQIDELQTSVTSIKVRDSAGNERDFYGKIFIDASQDADLAYMAGVPFTMGFEDIGLPGKFQASTLVFRIVGVNWYRVMWETLLVDRRSSSKATFKAAWGYDDHIRKYQPESDRISFRGFNMARQKDGQVLINGLLIYGVDAANPQSRADAKELAKSEAYRFIEYARKNLPGFEKASISGFADELYVRQTRHMKGLYRMTIDDVLENRDHWDRIGYGGYPVDIQAVDKHFPGIVIGEPSKYALPFRTMVPLDVNNLLVVGRSASYDSLAHGSARIVGVGMAGAQAAGAASAYSLATKRSFQEIAASQEDLEFIRGVLADQGALVKPWESKPPKVAGHEHYPAMQELRRLGVIVGGYNNNYMLDDPLSIQAFLNLLFNGALRTLNLAGHGDLADKMYFVISQEQGDVNSDNIKSVFENFKRFNPHLNSLYTEADYNSFINNLPKDDEENSQISRGELYKYIADYLAMLK is encoded by the coding sequence ATGAAACTACTTAAATCTAGAAAAATTGTAGCCCTTGCACTAGTAACAGCCATTGTTCTAATTTTACTGCATATAAATGCTGGAAGCTATAAAATGCCAGAGGGCTATGCTTTTGCAAAAGAAGTGTGGCAGCAAAAGGGCGTGGACGATCCTTTTGGCAGAGAAGTGGACGGATCCAATGCTAACCCTTATGACGTGATTGTCTGGGGCAGTGATCCTGAAGGCATTGCGGCAGCCCTTTCTGCAGCCAGAAATGGTCTGCATACCCTGCTCATTGACCATAGAGATAGGGTTGGAGGATTGTTTATTGTTGGTGAGCTTAACTTTATTGACATGAATTATGATGATAACAAGAATCTTGTTACTAAAGGCATCTTTGAAGAGTTTTATAAAAAGGTTGGAGGAATGGTTTTTGATATTGACAAGGGGCAAAGGGTCTTTGAGGAAATGCTGGCTGCCGAAGAATTGCTAACTGTTAAGCTCAATTACCAGCTAATCCATCCGCAAATAGATGAGCTGCAAACAAGTGTCACATCTATCAAAGTCAGAGATTCAGCAGGCAATGAAAGAGATTTTTACGGTAAAATATTTATTGATGCTTCCCAGGACGCAGACCTGGCGTATATGGCTGGTGTTCCCTTTACAATGGGCTTTGAAGATATTGGGCTTCCAGGAAAATTCCAGGCATCTACTCTGGTATTTCGAATTGTGGGAGTTAACTGGTATCGTGTAATGTGGGAGACCCTTCTGGTGGATAGAAGGTCAAGTTCAAAGGCTACCTTTAAAGCTGCCTGGGGTTATGATGACCATATTAGAAAGTATCAGCCTGAAAGTGATAGAATTAGCTTTAGAGGCTTTAATATGGCAAGGCAAAAAGATGGGCAGGTGCTAATTAATGGTCTTTTAATATATGGAGTTGACGCAGCTAACCCTCAATCAAGAGCTGATGCAAAAGAACTTGCAAAAAGTGAGGCTTACAGGTTTATAGAGTATGCCCGAAAAAACCTGCCGGGATTTGAAAAAGCCAGCATATCAGGTTTTGCAGATGAACTTTATGTTAGACAAACGAGACATATGAAGGGTTTGTACCGAATGACCATTGATGATGTCCTTGAAAACCGTGACCATTGGGATAGAATTGGTTATGGAGGGTATCCAGTAGACATCCAGGCTGTAGACAAGCATTTTCCTGGCATTGTAATTGGGGAACCCTCTAAATATGCACTGCCTTTTAGGACAATGGTTCCGCTAGATGTTAATAACCTTTTGGTGGTGGGCCGTTCTGCTAGCTATGATTCATTGGCCCATGGAAGTGCCAGGATTGTAGGTGTTGGAATGGCAGGAGCACAAGCAGCGGGTGCTGCTTCGGCCTATTCTCTGGCTACAAAAAGAAGCTTTCAGGAGATAGCAGCATCTCAAGAAGATTTAGAGTTCATTAGAGGTGTACTGGCCGATCAAGGTGCACTTGTAAAGCCATGGGAAAGCAAACCCCCTAAAGTGGCTGGGCATGAGCATTATCCTGCAATGCAGGAGTTAAGACGCTTGGGGGTTATAGTAGGCGGCTACAACAACAATTATATGCTGGACGACCCCCTATCTATTCAGGCCTTTTTAAACCTTCTTTTTAATGGAGCACTTAGAACACTTAATCTTGCAGGCCACGGGGACCTTGCTGATAAAATGTACTTCGTTATATCACAGGAACAGGGAGATGTAAATTCAGATAATATTAAAAGTGTTTTTGAGAACTTTAAGAGGTTTAATCCCCATTTAAATAGCCTCTATACAGAAGCTGATTATAATAGCTTTATTAATAACCTTCCTAAGGATGATGAAGAAAACAGTCAAATATCCAGGGGAGAACTGTATAAATATATTGCAGATTATCTTGCCATGCTTAAATGA
- a CDS encoding DUF378 domain-containing protein: MSLDRIALILVIIGALNWLLVGVLGLDLVATIFGGQGAVLSRIIYTLVGVAGIWAISLLVRPKTEVK; this comes from the coding sequence ATGTCATTAGACAGGATAGCCCTTATTTTAGTTATAATTGGTGCCCTAAATTGGTTGCTGGTTGGTGTATTAGGTCTTGATCTTGTAGCCACAATTTTTGGCGGCCAGGGCGCTGTTTTAAGCAGAATTATTTATACCCTGGTTGGCGTTGCAGGTATATGGGCCATTTCCCTACTTGTAAGACCAAAAACAGAAGTGAAATAA
- a CDS encoding DUF1648 domain-containing protein, with amino-acid sequence MDFIFLLVTYSIYLILGILMGFMPYLTRKTESFGVTIPEDTYYCQELRNMRKKYSLQAALIYVPLTICSIILSFNAAEERASLIYGIGLVLLIGLLFALYLKYHFQMKKFKSQKKWGEEKPKAIIIDTGFRNKKLTYSNAWFIIPTIIMMATLAVTLVYFDRIPERIPLQYNFSGEVTRWAEKSPRSVFWIPVQQLMMIGLFAFINYTISRAKQQIDPSNPEKSLVQNQIFRLRWSAYIIATGTFMVLIFTVVQLSFIFNISPQIVWSVPMVITALLVIGAAAISITTGQGGSRVVVGDGTKREEIDRDDDKYWKLGQFYFNPNDPTIFLEKRFGIGWTINFASIKAWLILLGVIGLIIGIQFLFRV; translated from the coding sequence ATGGACTTTATATTCTTACTGGTCACGTATAGCATCTATCTTATTTTAGGCATTCTTATGGGCTTTATGCCGTATCTTACAAGAAAAACGGAAAGCTTTGGTGTGACCATACCTGAGGATACTTATTATTGTCAGGAATTAAGAAATATGCGAAAAAAGTACTCACTACAAGCTGCTCTGATATATGTGCCATTGACAATATGTTCAATAATACTGTCATTTAATGCAGCAGAGGAACGAGCATCACTTATTTATGGAATAGGCCTTGTACTTTTAATTGGACTTCTTTTTGCTTTATATTTAAAATACCATTTTCAAATGAAAAAATTTAAGTCCCAAAAAAAGTGGGGTGAAGAAAAACCAAAGGCCATTATCATAGATACAGGCTTCCGAAATAAAAAACTAACCTATTCCAATGCCTGGTTTATAATCCCCACAATAATAATGATGGCTACACTTGCAGTAACCCTTGTTTATTTTGATAGAATCCCTGAAAGGATACCTCTGCAATATAATTTTTCCGGTGAGGTAACCAGATGGGCTGAAAAATCACCAAGATCAGTGTTTTGGATTCCTGTTCAGCAGCTTATGATGATAGGCTTATTTGCATTTATAAACTATACAATATCCAGGGCAAAGCAACAAATAGACCCAAGTAATCCCGAAAAGTCTCTTGTGCAAAATCAAATCTTTAGACTCAGATGGTCGGCATATATTATTGCCACAGGAACATTTATGGTGTTAATTTTTACAGTAGTTCAGCTATCCTTTATATTTAACATAAGTCCCCAAATAGTATGGTCTGTACCCATGGTTATAACTGCCTTACTTGTCATAGGGGCAGCTGCAATAAGCATAACCACTGGGCAGGGCGGAAGCCGAGTGGTTGTAGGCGATGGGACAAAAAGAGAAGAAATTGACAGAGATGATGACAAATATTGGAAGTTAGGACAGTTTTACTTTAACCCCAATGATCCTACCATCTTTCTGGAAAAACGTTTTGGCATAGGTTGGACTATAAATTTTGCTAGTATAAAGGCATGGTTGATACTTTTAGGAGTAATTGGCTTGATAATTGGTATCCAGTTTCTATTTAGAGTATAA